From Candidatus Amoebophilus asiaticus 5a2, the proteins below share one genomic window:
- a CDS encoding IS1182-like element ISCaa15 family transposase — protein MLWQNKNTNYSTSPVDDNHLLSKVNKYIDLSFTHQLVIASYNSKHGRPSIDPEIFFRMLMISYFYNINSDRRVCQEIRYNVAYRWFCKLGLEDKVPDHSYLSRTRNRFGEKVFEALFTTILNLCRKHGLLESNSVMTDSTLIKANASLNSLTPIEAKAAAYEKVARKAAINKLGPPASRSISNSTHISKTDKDASLAQKEGSPRELKYKVHNSIDALSRVIIDTKVTTGKTHDSQVYIERLNHIRGKYALTIKEAIADRAYGSRAIIETLQKEGIVTYIPLFSTKSGRSVQEAYQAGFVYQKQKDRFVCPEGQYLNPYGYMANESKYYRSKSSICAMCKQKDACIASAKKSRPFTKYLIRSIHQELFDKTLEAMQEPTFIGKLKERMWKIEGIFAEAKQLHGLGKARYRSLERVQIQAYMIAVVQNIKRIIKQLFYVFLHFLNMPNRIFLTYTFSTAPVVLF, from the coding sequence ATGTTATGGCAGAATAAAAATACTAATTATAGCACGAGCCCAGTAGATGATAATCACTTACTTTCTAAAGTCAATAAGTATATAGATCTCTCCTTTACCCATCAGTTAGTTATAGCCTCTTATAATAGCAAGCATGGGCGTCCCTCGATAGACCCAGAGATTTTCTTTAGGATGCTTATGATTAGCTATTTTTATAACATTAACTCTGATAGAAGAGTATGTCAAGAGATACGCTACAATGTAGCTTATAGATGGTTTTGTAAGCTTGGATTAGAAGACAAGGTGCCTGATCACTCTTACTTAAGTAGAACCAGAAACAGATTTGGCGAAAAAGTATTTGAAGCGCTTTTTACTACTATACTCAATTTATGTCGAAAGCATGGCTTGTTGGAGAGTAATAGTGTGATGACAGATAGCACATTAATCAAAGCTAATGCATCACTAAATTCTTTAACTCCTATCGAAGCTAAAGCAGCAGCCTATGAGAAAGTAGCAAGAAAAGCTGCTATAAATAAGCTTGGGCCGCCTGCTAGTAGGAGTATAAGCAACAGCACGCATATAAGCAAAACAGATAAAGATGCAAGCTTGGCTCAAAAGGAAGGGAGCCCCAGAGAGTTAAAATATAAAGTTCACAACTCAATTGATGCATTGAGTAGAGTAATAATTGATACAAAGGTTACAACAGGCAAGACCCATGATTCTCAAGTGTATATAGAGAGGCTAAATCACATTAGAGGAAAGTATGCTCTAACTATAAAAGAAGCTATTGCAGATAGAGCTTACGGATCAAGAGCGATCATAGAGACTTTACAGAAAGAAGGTATAGTGACCTATATACCACTCTTTAGCACTAAAAGTGGTAGGTCTGTGCAAGAAGCTTATCAAGCTGGGTTTGTCTATCAAAAACAGAAGGATCGTTTTGTATGTCCTGAAGGCCAGTATTTAAACCCTTATGGTTATATGGCTAATGAGAGTAAGTATTATAGGTCAAAATCATCCATTTGCGCTATGTGCAAGCAAAAAGATGCTTGTATTGCTTCAGCTAAGAAAAGTAGGCCATTCACAAAATATCTTATCAGAAGCATCCATCAAGAGTTGTTTGATAAGACTCTTGAAGCTATGCAAGAACCAACATTCATTGGTAAGCTCAAAGAAAGGATGTGGAAAATAGAAGGTATTTTCGCTGAAGCTAAGCAATTACATGGGTTAGGTAAAGCTCGCTATAGGAGTTTGGAAAGAGTGCAAATACAAGCATATATGATAGCTGTTGTACAAAATATTAAAAGAATAATTAAGCAGCTTTTTTATGTCTTTCTTCATTTCCTTAACATGCCTAATAGAATATTTTTAACATATACTTTTTCAACAGCCCCGGTTGTTTTATTTTAG
- a CDS encoding glycosyltransferase family 117 protein, with protein sequence MKIFRTINLWIGWGLFFLAMLVYTLTIEPTASFWDCSEYIAAAYKLQVTHPPGAPLFLLIGRMFSFLAGNNTEKVAFWINMSSVITSSATVMVVFWIISLLARRIIGKTTQDLQLYEAASIWGAGIIGVLSLTFCSTFWSNATEAETYACSTLLMSLTVWAMLNWEYTTPRPRSYQWLLLVAYLIGLSLGIRMFSVLTIPALCLIFYFKRVSKITLLGTTITLLIGGILLAFIYTGITLSLPTCAMQLELLCVNQLGLPFKSGIIILSITLIASLTYGIIYTIQKQHTTIHIGLLCLGFILIGYSSYGLVPIRAHANPPINEGHPSDIISFINYLKREQYGHRPLVYGPHFAAQVISAKKGDPIYRNTGKKYEIIDYKHIPIYDAGAYTLLPRTWSQQNSMHITAYRKILNLKPWQKPSLGDQLYFLIRHQLGHFYLRYFLWNFAGRASDMQGASWLTPLDAFEKLPPSLTQIPGRSNYLFLPFLLGLIGMLFQYRHDRRYFWVITILFVMLGAALVTFLNPPPIEPRERDYIYVGSFLFFTIWIGLGTLAVVNYFRKLFTQYKIAVTIGIISCLAVPSIMATQAWQTHNRSQRYFSVESAKNLLASCAPNAILFTAGDNDTFPLWYVQEVEGFRTDVRVVILSYANAAWYIKQLTRPVNNSAPLPLSLPFEIYQQYGLNDILPYVPQPNIQELDIIQYLQLIRESHPALQIQNILRETTNTLPCKNMCFHIDKTGIAAKEIVPTQYEYLIPEKMSWSIKGRGLDKRDLLILDLLATNNWERPIYFNHSSLHTLNIDLSTHVMVEGLTLRLMPIQNNIGHELVNTETMYNNMVKNFYWKGMDKPGVYYDENYRLVFIRNQRMSFCTLAKACLHEGKLQQAKEVLLYGLSVIPDEVVPYDIANVYMIHLLFEVGENEHALNMIKIIGNRAEEILTYKTRKSSFIDREVQEQMGTLYEIARSLRAIDYQELAQEYEDLLNKYQILLDVPDDNNNDIARR encoded by the coding sequence ATGAAAATATTTCGTACTATCAATTTATGGATTGGCTGGGGACTCTTTTTTCTAGCCATGCTCGTCTATACACTAACTATAGAGCCTACAGCTAGTTTCTGGGATTGCTCTGAATATATTGCTGCTGCTTATAAATTACAGGTAACGCACCCACCTGGTGCTCCCCTATTTCTTCTAATTGGCAGGATGTTCTCTTTTTTAGCTGGTAATAACACAGAGAAAGTAGCTTTTTGGATCAATATGAGTTCGGTAATAACTAGTTCGGCTACTGTAATGGTAGTATTCTGGATTATTTCTTTACTAGCTAGACGAATTATAGGTAAGACAACACAAGATTTACAACTTTATGAAGCAGCATCCATATGGGGTGCTGGCATAATAGGTGTGCTGTCGCTAACTTTCTGCAGTACCTTTTGGTCCAATGCTACAGAGGCTGAGACATATGCCTGCTCTACACTCTTAATGTCCCTTACAGTATGGGCTATGTTAAATTGGGAGTATACAACACCCAGACCACGAAGCTATCAATGGCTTTTATTAGTCGCTTACTTGATAGGATTAAGTTTAGGAATACGGATGTTTAGTGTATTGACAATACCTGCTTTGTGCCTCATATTTTATTTTAAGCGAGTATCAAAAATCACTTTGCTGGGTACTACTATAACACTTTTAATTGGTGGAATACTTTTAGCCTTTATATATACTGGCATTACCTTGAGCTTACCTACCTGTGCCATGCAGTTAGAATTACTTTGCGTTAATCAGTTAGGTTTGCCTTTTAAAAGTGGCATCATTATACTAAGTATTACACTAATAGCTAGTTTAACTTATGGTATCATTTATACTATACAAAAGCAGCATACCACAATACATATAGGATTGCTATGTTTAGGATTTATTTTAATAGGATACTCTTCTTATGGACTAGTGCCCATTCGTGCTCATGCCAACCCTCCTATCAATGAAGGGCATCCAAGCGATATTATTAGTTTTATTAACTATCTCAAGAGAGAACAATATGGCCATAGACCTTTGGTATACGGACCACATTTTGCTGCCCAGGTCATAAGTGCTAAAAAAGGTGACCCTATTTATAGAAATACTGGGAAAAAATATGAGATTATTGACTATAAGCATATCCCTATTTACGATGCTGGAGCCTATACGCTTTTGCCTAGGACTTGGAGTCAGCAAAATTCTATGCATATAACAGCTTATAGGAAGATTCTTAATCTTAAACCTTGGCAAAAACCTAGTTTGGGAGATCAGCTATATTTTCTCATAAGGCACCAGCTAGGACATTTCTATTTACGTTATTTCTTATGGAATTTTGCAGGACGTGCAAGCGACATGCAGGGTGCTTCATGGCTTACACCACTAGATGCTTTTGAGAAATTGCCGCCTAGCTTAACACAAATACCTGGAAGAAGTAATTACTTATTCCTTCCATTCCTATTAGGCCTAATAGGAATGCTTTTCCAGTATAGGCATGATAGACGTTATTTCTGGGTAATAACTATTTTATTTGTGATGCTAGGAGCAGCATTAGTAACTTTTTTAAATCCTCCTCCTATTGAACCACGTGAAAGAGACTATATTTATGTAGGTTCATTCCTGTTTTTTACAATCTGGATAGGCCTAGGTACATTAGCTGTTGTAAACTATTTCAGGAAACTATTTACACAATATAAAATAGCTGTTACAATAGGTATTATTAGTTGCCTAGCAGTACCTAGCATTATGGCTACGCAAGCTTGGCAAACACATAATCGTTCTCAGCGTTACTTTTCAGTAGAAAGCGCCAAAAATTTACTAGCCTCCTGTGCCCCTAATGCTATACTCTTTACAGCAGGTGATAATGATACTTTCCCGCTATGGTATGTACAGGAAGTAGAGGGCTTTAGAACAGATGTACGAGTAGTTATCCTTAGCTATGCTAATGCAGCCTGGTATATTAAGCAACTCACACGCCCAGTAAACAATTCAGCACCACTACCTTTATCTCTTCCATTTGAAATTTACCAGCAATATGGGCTTAATGATATTTTACCGTATGTACCACAACCCAATATACAAGAATTAGATATCATACAATATCTCCAACTTATCCGTGAATCACATCCAGCCTTGCAAATACAGAACATATTAAGAGAAACTACCAATACATTACCTTGCAAGAATATGTGTTTCCATATCGATAAAACAGGAATAGCTGCTAAAGAAATTGTACCAACACAATATGAATATTTAATTCCTGAAAAAATGAGCTGGTCTATAAAAGGTAGAGGATTAGATAAAAGAGACTTGCTTATACTAGATTTACTAGCGACTAACAACTGGGAAAGGCCTATTTACTTTAATCATAGTTCATTACATACCTTAAATATAGACCTAAGTACCCATGTAATGGTGGAAGGCTTAACACTCCGTTTAATGCCTATACAGAACAATATAGGTCACGAGCTAGTCAATACCGAAACAATGTATAATAATATGGTGAAAAACTTTTATTGGAAAGGAATGGATAAGCCAGGAGTATATTATGATGAAAATTATAGACTAGTATTTATCCGTAACCAACGTATGAGTTTTTGTACGTTAGCTAAAGCATGTTTACATGAAGGAAAATTGCAACAAGCCAAAGAAGTACTATTATATGGCTTATCGGTAATACCTGATGAAGTGGTACCATATGATATAGCCAACGTGTATATGATACATTTGCTCTTTGAAGTAGGAGAAAATGAACATGCCTTAAATATGATAAAAATTATAGGCAACAGAGCTGAAGAAATACTAACCTACAAAACAAGAAAAAGTAGTTTTATAGATAGAGAAGTACAGGAACAGATGGGGACATTATATGAAATAGCTAGAAGCCTAAGAGCAATAGATTATCAAGAGTTAGCACAAGAATATGAAGACCTTTTAAACAAATACCAAATTTTACTTGATGTACCTGATGATAATAATAATGATATAGCTAGACGCTAA
- the mutL gene encoding DNA mismatch repair endonuclease MutL, producing MSTNIVRLLPDSLANQIAAGEVIQRPASVVKELVENAVDAASTHIKVVIKDAGKTLIQVIDDGIGMSEVDARMSLEKHATSKISQADDLFNIRTMGFRGEALPSIAAIAQVEIETRTEDAELGTRLVVEGSKIKLQEPVATTKGTTISVKNLFFNVPARRNFLKSEPVETKHIIEEFQHIALARPDISFSLYQNEQETYHLPATKLANRIVHLFGETYKKQLIPCQEGTDIIQIHGYVGNPSYAKKTRGEQFFFVNNRFIKSTYLHHAVKSAFEELIPKDTFPFYVLFIEISPERIDVNVHPTKTEIKFDDERMVYSILQASVRQALAHHTTPAFDFEQNINCDPLGLQEQPRQKSFTTSTDRAYSSFKKFDNPSVNQQEWEQLFQRINVDTDSTTPIHGQQAQLLDLENMLSTVNEVSSMATMQENIQPFSMLTHEGTDTAAKMQLHATYILASVKSGLLLINQHAAHERILYEKYIEHLQNHHAGTSQQLLFPHQIELNPADFALIQDYEGTLGTLGFAIEDFGKNSIILVGYPAEAAQHNPKQLLEDILEQIKWNKSHLSLPIQENAARALAKHAAIQPGKKLTMVEIDSLVDQLFACKNSTHAPDGRRIWVIITLEELASLLKT from the coding sequence ATGTCTACAAATATTGTCCGTCTACTTCCAGATAGTTTAGCTAACCAAATAGCAGCTGGCGAGGTTATTCAAAGGCCTGCTTCTGTTGTTAAAGAGTTAGTAGAAAATGCAGTAGATGCAGCAAGTACACATATTAAAGTAGTCATTAAAGATGCTGGTAAAACCCTTATACAAGTTATTGATGATGGAATAGGTATGTCAGAAGTAGATGCTAGGATGAGTCTTGAAAAACATGCCACTTCTAAAATAAGCCAAGCAGACGACCTATTTAACATTCGCACTATGGGCTTTCGAGGAGAAGCACTACCCTCTATTGCAGCCATAGCCCAAGTAGAGATAGAAACACGTACCGAAGATGCAGAACTTGGCACACGCCTTGTGGTAGAGGGTTCTAAAATAAAACTACAAGAACCTGTTGCTACTACAAAAGGCACTACCATTAGCGTTAAAAACCTTTTCTTTAACGTCCCAGCACGAAGAAACTTTTTAAAATCAGAGCCTGTAGAAACCAAGCATATTATAGAAGAGTTTCAACACATTGCTTTAGCAAGGCCAGACATCTCCTTTTCACTATATCAAAATGAGCAAGAAACCTACCACCTACCAGCCACTAAGCTTGCCAATCGAATTGTACACCTTTTTGGAGAAACTTATAAAAAGCAACTAATACCTTGCCAAGAAGGCACTGATATTATACAGATACATGGGTATGTAGGAAATCCTTCTTATGCTAAAAAGACTAGAGGCGAGCAATTCTTTTTTGTTAACAACCGTTTTATAAAAAGTACATATTTACACCATGCTGTTAAGAGTGCATTTGAAGAACTAATTCCTAAAGATACTTTTCCTTTTTATGTATTATTTATTGAAATTTCACCTGAACGTATTGATGTAAATGTGCATCCTACCAAAACAGAGATCAAGTTCGATGATGAGCGGATGGTATACTCTATATTACAAGCATCAGTAAGGCAAGCCCTAGCACATCATACCACACCGGCATTCGACTTTGAGCAAAATATTAATTGTGATCCGCTCGGTTTACAAGAGCAACCAAGACAAAAAAGCTTTACAACAAGTACAGATAGGGCATATAGCTCATTTAAAAAGTTTGACAATCCTTCTGTTAATCAACAAGAATGGGAACAACTGTTTCAACGAATCAACGTAGATACTGATAGTACTACACCTATCCACGGGCAACAAGCACAACTGTTAGACCTAGAAAATATGTTGTCAACAGTTAATGAGGTATCTTCTATGGCTACAATGCAAGAAAACATCCAGCCATTTTCTATGCTAACTCATGAAGGGACAGATACTGCTGCTAAGATGCAACTGCATGCTACTTATATTCTAGCATCTGTCAAGTCAGGTTTATTGCTTATCAACCAACATGCAGCGCATGAACGTATTTTATATGAAAAATATATCGAACATCTACAAAATCACCATGCAGGTACTTCTCAGCAATTACTGTTTCCACATCAAATAGAATTAAACCCAGCAGATTTTGCACTTATACAGGATTATGAGGGGACACTAGGAACACTAGGTTTTGCAATAGAAGACTTTGGCAAAAACAGCATCATATTAGTTGGCTACCCAGCAGAAGCTGCACAGCATAATCCAAAACAATTATTAGAAGACATATTAGAACAAATTAAGTGGAATAAAAGCCATCTCTCCCTGCCAATTCAAGAAAATGCAGCTCGTGCTTTAGCAAAACATGCTGCTATCCAACCTGGAAAAAAATTGACCATGGTAGAAATAGATAGCTTAGTAGATCAATTATTTGCTTGCAAGAACTCAACTCATGCGCCAGATGGTAGAAGAATATGGGTTATTATAACCTTAGAAGAGTTGGCTAGTTTATTGAAAACCTAA
- a CDS encoding transposase family protein, translating into MHLTYTRISKYPYNFRRITGLRLETFDKLVQKVRPLFEKLEASKLRHGRRSHLPTLEDKLLCVLVYYRTYISHVFLGYLFNLHNANICRLLRKMEPLLAKKISIKKDRSLTSEKVLRILADVSEQPTQRPSKKQKKSYSGKKKRHTIKIEIVMGEDGKILSVSKSHKGKVHDFKIRKGEKLLPKESLKLADSGYQGWQKLQSNVMIPYKKSRKRPLTKEQKEHNRKLSSIRMKVEHKIREIKVFKIMAEVYRNFQKKYNLRFNIISGLINFKYAF; encoded by the coding sequence ATGCATTTAACCTACACCAGAATAAGCAAGTACCCATACAATTTTAGAAGAATAACTGGATTGAGGCTAGAAACATTTGATAAATTAGTTCAAAAAGTAAGGCCTCTCTTTGAAAAGTTAGAAGCGAGCAAGCTGCGCCATGGACGTCGGAGCCATTTACCTACGTTAGAGGATAAACTGCTCTGTGTTTTGGTATATTACCGCACCTATATTAGCCATGTATTTCTAGGCTACTTATTTAACTTACACAACGCTAACATATGCCGCTTGCTAAGAAAAATGGAGCCCTTACTAGCTAAGAAGATTAGCATTAAAAAAGATCGCAGCTTAACCTCAGAAAAGGTATTGCGCATATTAGCAGATGTGAGTGAACAGCCTACGCAAAGACCTAGTAAAAAGCAAAAGAAATCATATTCAGGCAAGAAAAAGCGACATACTATAAAAATAGAGATAGTGATGGGAGAAGATGGAAAAATACTCTCTGTATCCAAATCCCATAAAGGAAAAGTGCATGACTTTAAAATTCGTAAAGGAGAAAAACTCTTACCTAAAGAAAGCTTAAAGCTAGCAGATAGTGGTTATCAAGGCTGGCAAAAGCTACAGAGCAATGTAATGATACCCTACAAAAAGAGCCGTAAGCGGCCGTTAACCAAGGAGCAGAAAGAACATAACAGAAAGCTATCCTCCATACGCATGAAGGTAGAGCATAAGATAAGAGAGATCAAGGTATTTAAAATTATGGCAGAGGTATACAGGAATTTTCAGAAAAAATATAACCTTCGCTTTAACATTATATCCGGGCTTATAAACTTCAAGTACGCTTTTTAA
- a CDS encoding IS1 family transposase (programmed frameshift) encodes MNCPRCNNTQSCKDGIVRGRQRYQCKSCRFRYTVSHKSDVKPVYTKRKALQLYLEGLGFRAIGRILNISYGTVYQWVKASGEQVSLPERQDEVEIVEMDEIHTYVGFKKVYCWIWIAVDRLSKRFISYVCGDRSTQTGLKLWERVKDIGKLYCSDYWKSYQQFIPKDKHRQSKAETYTVEGYNSLMRHYLARFKRKGKCYSKQVHMIEKSLNLLMAKLNNQLSILI; translated from the exons ATGAACTGTCCTCGATGTAATAATACTCAAAGCTGTAAAGATGGAATTGTTAGAGGTAGACAGCGCTACCAGTGTAAAAGTTGCCGTTTCCGTTACACAGTTAGTCACAAATCAGATGTTAAACCTGTATATACTAAGCGAAAAGCGTTGCAATTATACTTAGAAGGATTAGGATTTCGAGCTATAGGCCGTATACTCAACATAAGCTATGGAACAGTCTATCAATGGGTAAAAGCATCTGGAGAGCAAGTAAGTTTACCAGAAAGACAAGATGAAGTAGAGATAGTCGAGATGGATGAAATACACACTTATGTGGGTT TCAAAAAAGTCTACTGCTGGATATGGATAGCTGTTGATAGATTGAGCAAGCGCTTTATATCTTATGTGTGTGGAGATCGCTCGACACAAACCGGACTGAAGTTATGGGAGCGCGTCAAGGATATAGGCAAGCTGTATTGTAGTGACTATTGGAAAAGCTACCAGCAGTTTATTCCAAAAGATAAACACCGACAAAGCAAGGCAGAAACTTATACAGTGGAAGGATATAATAGCTTAATGAGGCACTATTTAGCAAGATTTAAGCGTAAAGGAAAATGCTATAGCAAACAGGTGCACATGATAGAAAAATCGCTCAACCTGCTAATGGCCAAGCTAAATAATCAGCTGTCTATCTTAATTTAA